One Bacillota bacterium DNA window includes the following coding sequences:
- a CDS encoding chemotaxis protein CheW has protein sequence MPSTVAEESHASVMPVSGPESSPPPRSAAEWSNRGELQVVTFKLGGGEYGIDIMQIQEIIRLPEIVHVPKAPKFVEGVIALRDQVLPVIDLAKRFGVHAAPAPGLSGTPGTGSKGASASGRIVVTKVKGSPTVGLIVDEVCEVIRIPLEAVGALPEIVADSGSGFLKGVARLNDRLIILVDLAKTLSSEESAQLQTGMEGDARTHPQIPSGMPA, from the coding sequence TTGCCGAGCACAGTCGCAGAAGAGTCGCACGCATCAGTCATGCCCGTCAGCGGCCCAGAGTCCAGTCCGCCGCCGAGATCCGCCGCAGAGTGGTCGAATCGTGGTGAACTCCAGGTCGTCACGTTCAAGCTGGGCGGTGGGGAGTACGGCATCGATATCATGCAGATCCAGGAGATAATCCGGCTCCCGGAGATAGTGCACGTGCCTAAGGCTCCCAAGTTCGTCGAAGGAGTCATCGCCCTGCGGGACCAGGTGCTACCAGTCATCGATCTAGCCAAGCGTTTCGGGGTCCATGCGGCACCCGCGCCCGGGCTCTCCGGGACGCCCGGCACCGGGTCGAAGGGGGCGTCCGCCTCTGGCCGCATAGTAGTCACCAAAGTCAAGGGCAGCCCCACTGTGGGTCTCATCGTGGACGAGGTGTGCGAGGTCATCCGCATCCCCCTCGAAGCGGTGGGCGCGCTTCCGGAGATCGTTGCCGACTCGGGCTCGGGGTTCCTGAAGGGCGTCGCGCGCCTCAACGACAGGCTGATCATTCTCGTGGATCTCGCAAAGACCCTGTCATCGGAGGAGAGCGCCCAGCTGCAAACAGGGATGGAAGGGGATGCGAGAACACATCCCCAAATCCCTTCAGGGATGCCCGCCTGA
- a CDS encoding glycosyltransferase, translating to MARQTRDDSLSKRKNRGLSADPVVSVIVPTYNREAILEKCLRGLLAQTFPAGLYEVIVIDDGSTDGTREMVKDLIRQWNARAPETRGGGTARESSDVPPCPLVYRYRSHTCAAAARNEGIKVARGALLIFLDSDIVTRAGFVEAHVNEHVSEAVREGGCLQSESAKVWHDGGDLAIVLDNSRVIVHGRVIYTTNLDDPTTEPRKITDISTAFFASGNVSIARRWVVEAGLFDEDFTEYGWEDLELGKRLKKLGLRVVRSEAPAGYHLKREFGIEDLPAIRRREIERGHMAMVYVRKHPTFSVRMTTMTVAPFIWIVSILGMGGWPDRPGAVRVLERLRRRGSRALLAVVLQIMVYYWYVQGIREASAHPRQRGRSGGHP from the coding sequence ATGGCAAGGCAGACCCGCGACGACAGTCTGAGCAAGCGCAAGAACCGAGGGCTGAGCGCGGACCCGGTGGTGAGCGTGATAGTCCCGACATACAATCGAGAGGCCATCCTGGAGAAATGCCTACGCGGGCTTCTCGCCCAGACGTTCCCGGCCGGTCTCTACGAGGTCATTGTGATCGACGATGGTTCCACGGACGGGACACGAGAAATGGTGAAGGATCTCATCCGTCAGTGGAATGCACGAGCTCCGGAGACTCGGGGAGGCGGTACGGCCCGAGAATCCTCCGATGTGCCTCCCTGCCCGCTGGTGTATCGCTACCGCAGTCATACATGTGCAGCCGCTGCACGGAACGAGGGCATCAAAGTGGCCAGGGGTGCGCTGCTCATCTTCTTGGACAGCGATATCGTGACCCGCGCCGGATTCGTGGAGGCTCATGTCAATGAGCACGTCAGCGAGGCAGTTCGCGAAGGAGGATGTCTGCAATCGGAGTCGGCGAAGGTCTGGCATGACGGAGGCGACTTGGCGATCGTCCTGGACAACAGCAGGGTGATAGTGCACGGACGGGTCATCTACACGACGAATCTAGATGATCCCACGACCGAGCCCCGGAAGATCACCGACATCTCCACGGCGTTCTTCGCCAGTGGCAATGTCTCCATCGCACGCCGCTGGGTGGTGGAAGCAGGCCTCTTCGACGAGGACTTCACGGAATACGGCTGGGAGGACCTCGAGCTCGGCAAGAGGCTGAAGAAGCTGGGGCTGCGCGTGGTGCGCTCCGAGGCACCCGCGGGCTATCACCTAAAACGCGAGTTTGGCATCGAGGATCTACCCGCTATCAGGCGTCGAGAGATCGAACGCGGCCACATGGCCATGGTATACGTCAGGAAGCACCCCACGTTCAGCGTCCGCATGACCACAATGACGGTGGCGCCATTCATTTGGATTGTCTCAATCCTCGGGATGGGGGGCTGGCCTGATCGCCCCGGCGCCGTCCGCGTGCTGGAGCGGCTCAGGCGCCGGGGCAGCCGTGCGCTGCTCGCTGTGGTGCTTCAGATCATGGTGTACTACTGGTATGTTCAGGGGATCAGGGAAGCGTCCGCGCACCCTCGGCAGCGGGGCCGGTCAGGCGGGCATCCCTGA
- a CDS encoding O-antigen ligase family protein has translation MRRRCNEIVQGSGFLRRQVSAPKSGVSAVERLAYCAGAIGLGMGHTLTAQLVLLVCQLRRIAADPGSRRIRTTRSTIMLLALGVWMMLSGLTAVSRFDAWGGTVGMALSAWVTLGAVNKVMADRSMLGGQLLRGFLASSSISAAYGLVGFGLYLAGRGGVPRAQLPVGGCNLAGTVFAVAAVVALGCVGFAKRLERIALMVVVALTGGALAATQSRGAVVALGVGFIVLLMTGLRLRSGRALGVALLGLFAVFVTCAYMYPPLLARYESIFKPSANRDRLEVWRTAALMMRDRPILGVGVNNFHEVYLRYPHPERYGHQAMSTAHNVFMEFGASTGIPGLILLLCVVGLGIANGVKACGQAKNPRACVPAPRLGGAPAAESSGGTAPERAEEGDSVQHAHEEAAVRARRVSGVALAAFATVMAHLQFDMTLYSGDMLPLFFVIYGVLAYAGESAQDAFRRAASVRRVGGALNSR, from the coding sequence GAGAAGACAAGTGAGTGCGCCGAAGTCCGGGGTGTCCGCGGTCGAGAGACTAGCCTATTGTGCCGGAGCGATAGGGCTGGGTATGGGCCACACCCTCACCGCACAGCTTGTGCTCCTCGTTTGCCAACTGCGGCGGATCGCCGCAGATCCCGGTTCGAGACGCATCAGGACCACGCGCTCCACCATCATGCTGCTTGCGCTCGGTGTGTGGATGATGCTGTCGGGGCTTACGGCCGTAAGCCGATTCGACGCTTGGGGCGGCACAGTCGGGATGGCGCTCAGTGCCTGGGTGACGCTTGGAGCCGTCAACAAGGTGATGGCGGACCGCTCCATGCTTGGCGGACAACTGCTCCGGGGCTTTCTTGCTTCAAGCAGCATTAGTGCAGCATATGGACTAGTCGGCTTCGGCCTGTATCTGGCGGGACGCGGGGGGGTCCCGCGCGCGCAGCTGCCGGTTGGGGGATGCAATCTTGCGGGAACCGTGTTCGCCGTGGCAGCAGTAGTGGCACTGGGATGCGTGGGATTTGCGAAACGCTTGGAGAGAATCGCCTTGATGGTGGTGGTCGCGCTAACGGGAGGGGCGCTCGCGGCAACGCAATCGAGGGGAGCCGTAGTAGCGTTAGGTGTGGGCTTTATCGTCCTTCTCATGACCGGCCTGCGCTTACGTTCGGGCAGGGCGCTCGGCGTTGCACTGTTGGGCCTGTTTGCAGTGTTCGTCACGTGCGCCTACATGTACCCGCCTCTCTTGGCGAGATATGAGAGCATATTCAAGCCATCGGCCAACAGAGATCGACTGGAGGTCTGGCGTACAGCCGCGCTCATGATGAGAGATCGCCCCATCCTGGGCGTGGGAGTGAACAACTTCCACGAGGTATACCTGAGGTACCCGCATCCCGAACGGTACGGTCATCAGGCGATGTCCACAGCGCACAATGTCTTCATGGAGTTCGGGGCGTCGACAGGGATACCGGGGCTCATACTCCTTCTCTGCGTCGTTGGCCTGGGCATCGCGAACGGTGTGAAAGCCTGCGGGCAGGCCAAGAACCCACGGGCTTGCGTGCCAGCTCCTCGCCTCGGAGGGGCCCCGGCCGCCGAGAGCTCCGGAGGGACAGCTCCAGAACGAGCCGAAGAGGGAGATTCGGTGCAACATGCGCATGAAGAGGCTGCAGTGCGCGCTCGCCGTGTGTCCGGGGTTGCGTTGGCTGCGTTCGCTACGGTCATGGCTCACCTTCAATTCGATATGACTTTGTACTCTGGGGACATGCTCCCTCTTTTCTTCGTCATCTACGGAGTTCTTGCCTACGCGGGCGAGAGCGCGCAGGACGCTTTCCGGAGAGCAGCGTCAGTACGGCGAGTCGGCGGCGCACTGAACTCAAGATAG